In Candidatus Woesebacteria bacterium, one DNA window encodes the following:
- a CDS encoding Permease of the drug/metabolite transporter (DMT) superfamily — translation MFSKPRIKAYLYLTLVAFIWGLAGPVIKYTLGGISSLPFLTYRFAISSIVALISFNFIAKRKLNTKEWFIVIIYSLFASTFSLYFLFIGLEKTTMLDTALITTFNPLLIAVAGFLVFKDKITSREKVGIALALIGTVIAIIQPLIENENSIRLQGNIYVVLYLLTNTIAAILAKKLTKLDIAPLFITNFSFIIGFLSLLPLSIYQNVNLISIISHLELRYHLGVLFMALISGNLAYTLWVKGQKSIEISEASLFSYLQPIFSTPLAILWLKEETSKTFFLGALFIIIGVIIAETKKRRITD, via the coding sequence ATGTTCTCAAAACCAAGAATCAAAGCATATCTTTATCTTACGCTTGTCGCTTTCATCTGGGGATTGGCAGGACCTGTTATTAAATACACTCTAGGCGGCATCTCGTCCTTACCCTTTCTCACTTACCGCTTTGCTATATCCTCAATAGTGGCTTTAATCAGCTTTAATTTCATAGCCAAAAGAAAGCTTAACACTAAAGAATGGTTTATTGTCATTATCTACAGTCTTTTTGCCTCAACCTTTTCCCTTTACTTTCTCTTTATCGGCCTTGAAAAGACGACGATGCTTGACACTGCTTTAATCACTACTTTCAATCCACTTCTAATTGCAGTAGCTGGATTTTTAGTCTTCAAAGACAAAATAACCTCAAGAGAAAAAGTTGGCATTGCGCTTGCACTTATAGGAACGGTAATTGCCATTATTCAGCCGTTAATTGAAAATGAGAATAGTATACGCCTTCAAGGAAATATCTATGTGGTTTTGTATCTTCTGACAAATACAATTGCCGCTATTTTGGCCAAAAAACTAACCAAACTTGATATTGCCCCGCTTTTTATAACCAACTTTTCATTCATTATCGGATTTTTAAGTCTTTTGCCTCTTTCCATCTATCAAAATGTAAATCTTATCTCCATAATTTCCCATCTTGAGCTAAGATACCATCTAGGTGTTTTGTTTATGGCCTTAATTTCGGGAAATCTAGCTTATACCCTTTGGGTAAAAGGACAGAAAAGTATTGAAATAAGCGAAGCTTCTCTTTTCTCTTATCTACAGCCCATATTCTCTACCCCACTTGCAATACTTTGGCTTAAAGAAGAAACTAGCAAAACCTTCTTTCTTGGGGCGCTTTTCATCATCATCGGAGTTATTATCGCTGAGACAAAGAAGAGAAGAATTACAGACTAG
- a CDS encoding S41 family C-terminal processing peptidase — protein sequence MHYTLKVDTLSLRKLVLRVLAISLIFSLGYVLGSRGYKVSQPSFLEFKVDRSVPENKNVDFSLFWKVWDTLGVSYYDKSKLNPSKMVEGAISGMVAAIGDPYTVYLPPEENKVVEEDLQGSFGGVGIQIGFKGKQLAVVAPLPDTPAEKAGVKAGDFILAIKDEKKKIDKTTGGMSLPEAVQIIRGPAGSEVTLTLLRDGQNEPIEVKLVRADIKVPSVILTFEGKNKDIAYLKLLKFGGETENEWNNAVSKIISNNTKGIILDLRNNPGGYLQGAVDIASDFLKLGTVVVSQEVNGKKDDFKTSRLPRLPKYPLVILVNEGSASASEILAGALRDQAEVKLVGKTTFGKGTIQEPKTINGGAGLHITIARWLTPKGEWVNEKGLKPDIEVDDKPDTTEDEQFNKALEVLKI from the coding sequence ATGCATTATACTTTAAAGGTGGATACTCTTTCTTTGCGCAAATTAGTTCTTAGGGTTTTGGCTATTTCTCTTATTTTTTCTCTTGGATATGTTTTGGGATCAAGAGGCTACAAAGTTAGTCAGCCTTCCTTTTTGGAATTTAAGGTAGATAGAAGTGTTCCGGAAAATAAGAATGTTGATTTTAGTCTATTCTGGAAGGTGTGGGACACGCTAGGAGTTTCTTATTATGATAAGAGCAAACTCAATCCTTCAAAGATGGTTGAGGGGGCAATCTCAGGAATGGTGGCGGCAATTGGTGATCCTTATACCGTTTATTTGCCTCCCGAGGAAAATAAGGTTGTAGAGGAGGATTTACAAGGCAGTTTTGGTGGCGTAGGAATTCAGATAGGATTTAAGGGAAAACAACTTGCTGTAGTTGCGCCTCTGCCTGATACTCCTGCTGAGAAAGCGGGGGTTAAGGCGGGAGATTTTATTTTGGCGATTAAAGATGAAAAAAAGAAAATTGATAAAACCACAGGAGGTATGTCTTTGCCTGAAGCTGTGCAAATTATTCGGGGTCCGGCAGGTAGCGAGGTTACTTTAACTCTTCTTCGTGATGGGCAAAATGAACCAATAGAGGTCAAATTGGTTCGGGCGGATATTAAGGTTCCTTCCGTTATTCTTACTTTTGAAGGCAAAAATAAGGATATAGCTTATTTAAAGCTTCTTAAGTTTGGTGGGGAGACGGAGAATGAATGGAATAATGCAGTCTCAAAGATTATTTCAAATAATACAAAAGGGATAATACTTGATTTACGCAACAATCCTGGCGGCTATTTGCAGGGGGCTGTTGATATTGCTTCTGATTTCTTAAAGTTGGGGACAGTGGTTGTGTCGCAGGAAGTAAATGGTAAAAAAGATGATTTTAAGACAAGTCGTCTGCCTCGCTTGCCAAAATATCCTTTGGTAATTTTGGTTAATGAAGGGTCTGCCTCAGCTAGTGAGATTTTAGCAGGAGCTCTAAGAGATCAAGCAGAAGTAAAATTGGTTGGAAAGACGACTTTTGGAAAAGGAACAATTCAGGAACCAAAAACTATCAACGGAGGAGCTGGTCTTCATATCACAATAGCCAGATGGTTGACTCCAAAGGGTGAGTGGGTGAATGAAAAGGGCTTGAAGCCTGATATAGAAGTTGATGATAAACCTGATACAACAGAAGATGAGCAGTTTAATAAGGCACTTGAGGTCTTGAAAATTTAG
- a CDS encoding Zn-dependent hydrolases of the metallo-beta-lactamase superfamily, translating to MEINYLGHACFKIKSSNTKLLIDPFDPKMVGIKMPHEEVDGVLVSHHHQDHSFIEAARGYRKIIDGPGEYEIGGISIIGFPTYHDNKNGAERGENTIYLLEAEGIRVLHLGDLGHVLSEKQVEAVGNVNILTLPVGNKYSLGPKEAVKVVNDIEPQIVIPMHYFFEGINKEYFDGLLPVDNFLSEMGLPVEKLPKLSLKLADLTEDQKVVLLERK from the coding sequence ATGGAAATTAATTACCTTGGCCACGCTTGTTTTAAGATCAAAAGCTCAAACACCAAGCTTTTGATCGACCCCTTTGACCCCAAGATGGTGGGTATAAAAATGCCTCACGAGGAAGTGGACGGAGTTTTGGTAAGTCACCATCACCAAGATCACAGTTTTATTGAGGCGGCGCGGGGTTATCGTAAGATTATCGACGGGCCGGGGGAGTATGAAATTGGAGGAATTTCTATCATTGGTTTTCCTACTTATCATGACAACAAAAATGGGGCAGAGAGGGGAGAGAACACTATCTATCTTCTGGAGGCAGAAGGCATTCGAGTTTTACATCTTGGAGATTTAGGCCATGTCTTATCAGAAAAGCAGGTGGAAGCGGTGGGTAATGTGAACATATTAACCTTGCCTGTTGGTAATAAATATTCTCTTGGACCAAAAGAGGCGGTGAAAGTTGTAAATGATATTGAGCCTCAGATAGTTATTCCCATGCATTACTTTTTTGAGGGAATTAACAAAGAATATTTTGATGGTCTTTTGCCGGTTGATAATTTCTTGAGTGAAATGGGCCTGCCGGTTGAAAAATTGCCCAAGCTTTCCTTAAAGTTGGCTGATTTAACTGAGGACCAAAAAGTTGTTTTACTTGAGAGAAAATAA
- a CDS encoding Peptide chain release factor 1, with protein MLPNQKVYLETRGAAGGDEAKIWASELLRMYLRYATKKGWRVSLVDDNTLVISGPNAFDNLKNESGVHRVQRIPKTEKRGRIHTSTATVAVLPEIKENEITVNPQDLEIQFFRAGGHGGQNVNKVSTAVRLIHKPTGIVVTASQERFQEQNRQIALSILRSKLWEREEERKMREIAGYRSPIGQGKRAEKIRTYNFPQDRITDHRVNKSFGNLEAILDGELDKIISYLKENLK; from the coding sequence ATGCTTCCCAACCAAAAAGTCTATCTTGAAACTCGAGGTGCGGCAGGCGGAGACGAGGCTAAAATATGGGCTTCTGAGCTTTTGAGAATGTATTTGCGCTACGCCACCAAAAAGGGATGGAGAGTAAGTCTTGTTGATGATAATACCCTTGTCATAAGCGGGCCCAATGCTTTTGATAATCTTAAAAACGAAAGCGGGGTTCACCGCGTACAAAGAATTCCCAAGACAGAAAAAAGAGGTAGAATTCATACATCAACTGCTACAGTTGCTGTTTTGCCCGAAATTAAGGAAAATGAAATCACAGTTAACCCCCAAGATCTCGAAATTCAATTTTTTAGAGCAGGTGGGCACGGAGGCCAGAACGTAAACAAAGTTTCAACTGCAGTAAGACTTATTCACAAACCTACAGGAATTGTTGTTACAGCTTCACAAGAACGCTTTCAAGAACAAAACCGCCAAATTGCTCTTTCTATCTTGCGTTCAAAGCTCTGGGAACGCGAAGAAGAAAGAAAAATGAGAGAAATAGCAGGCTACCGCTCCCCTATCGGCCAAGGCAAAAGAGCAGAAAAGATTAGAACCTACAACTTTCCCCAAGATAGGATCACTGATCACCGCGTAAATAAATCCTTTGGCAATCTTGAAGCGATTCTTGATGGAGAATTAGACAAAATAATCTCTTACCTTAAAGAAAATCTGAAATAA
- a CDS encoding 50S ribosomal protein L31 yields the protein MKKGIHPTWYPEAKVTCACGNIFTTGATVPEINVEICSACHPFYTGQMKYIDTAGRVEAFLSKQSKAKEKVISKAEKRRLKREKRIRQELEKPETLSELR from the coding sequence ATGAAAAAGGGAATTCACCCAACATGGTATCCTGAAGCAAAAGTAACTTGCGCTTGCGGTAACATTTTTACCACTGGTGCCACAGTACCCGAAATCAATGTTGAGATTTGCTCCGCCTGCCATCCTTTTTACACAGGTCAAATGAAGTATATTGATACGGCAGGTCGAGTGGAAGCATTCTTAAGCAAACAATCCAAGGCTAAAGAAAAAGTCATCTCCAAGGCTGAAAAAAGAAGGCTTAAAAGAGAAAAAAGAATACGGCAAGAACTAGAAAAACCTGAAACATTGAGCGAATTGCGCTAA
- a CDS encoding HtrA protease/chaperone protein: protein MKRFDFKSFIVGILIGLVVFSFLITGAFLDRVAKFSFLDKILPREEKNLRVGGVDQKILNEESVVIDVAEKASPSVVTVSIKTPQQKVLEFSPFFGFRQGVRGGVEQDIGTGFIISEEGLIVTNKHVVSNTQASYKVITKDDKEYEVKEINRDPSNDLAILKINPSDHPGTKLQALELGDSSNLKVGQFVIAIGTALGEFRHTVTTGVISGLGRGIVAGSVYEGYVERLDNVIQTDAAINPGNSGGPLLNSAGQVIGINVAVAQGAQNIGFAIPVNVIKDSLSKFKETGKFPAKPFLGVRYQMIGKQTAIMNDVPQGAYVVEVVSGSPAEEAGVKVDDIITKIDDKKLDSDSALADIIASKKPGDKVSLDVWRDGESLNLSATLGEAE, encoded by the coding sequence ATGAAAAGATTTGACTTCAAAAGTTTTATTGTAGGAATTTTGATTGGGCTTGTTGTTTTTTCTTTTCTTATAACCGGTGCTTTTTTGGATAGAGTAGCCAAATTCAGTTTTCTTGATAAAATTCTTCCTCGCGAGGAGAAGAATCTTAGGGTTGGTGGAGTTGACCAGAAAATATTGAACGAAGAGTCGGTTGTTATTGATGTTGCTGAAAAAGCTTCTCCTTCGGTTGTTACTGTTTCAATTAAGACTCCACAACAAAAGGTGCTTGAGTTTTCTCCATTTTTTGGCTTTAGGCAGGGTGTTCGGGGCGGGGTAGAACAAGATATAGGCACCGGGTTTATAATCTCAGAGGAAGGGCTTATTGTTACCAACAAACATGTAGTTTCAAACACACAAGCGAGTTATAAAGTTATTACCAAGGATGATAAGGAATATGAAGTTAAAGAAATTAATCGTGATCCCTCTAATGATTTGGCAATTTTAAAGATTAATCCTTCAGATCATCCGGGAACAAAGCTTCAAGCTTTAGAGTTGGGAGATTCTTCAAATCTTAAGGTTGGTCAATTTGTAATAGCAATTGGTACTGCTTTGGGAGAATTCCGCCATACTGTTACAACTGGGGTTATTTCTGGCCTGGGTAGAGGAATTGTGGCAGGTAGTGTTTATGAAGGGTATGTAGAGCGTCTTGATAATGTCATTCAAACTGATGCAGCTATTAATCCTGGTAATTCTGGGGGGCCTCTTTTGAACTCAGCTGGTCAGGTAATAGGTATTAATGTGGCTGTGGCTCAAGGAGCGCAAAACATAGGTTTTGCAATTCCTGTTAATGTTATAAAAGATAGCTTGAGTAAATTTAAGGAGACAGGAAAATTTCCTGCCAAGCCATTTTTGGGTGTGCGTTATCAGATGATTGGAAAACAAACTGCTATTATGAACGATGTTCCTCAGGGAGCTTATGTAGTTGAAGTTGTGAGTGGCTCACCAGCTGAGGAGGCGGGAGTTAAAGTGGATGATATTATTACCAAAATTGATGATAAGAAGCTTGATTCAGATAGCGCTTTGGCGGATATTATAGCTTCCAAGAAACCAGGAGATAAAGTTAGTCTTGATGTCTGGAGAGATGGCGAGAGTTTAAATTTGAGTGCTACTTTAGGTGAGGCTGAGTAA